The genomic region GGGCGCCCCATGCTTCGAAGCGGCCCCGTCCGCGAGCAAACGCCCGGCAGCGATGGAGGGTTCAACCTCTCCATTAGCAGCCAGCGGTAGGCGCCGGCCGAGCGGTAGCCGCAGGGGCGGTAGCCACGCCGCCCGCAGAGACGAATCACGCGCTCGCTGTGCTCGCCGGCGAGTATCCGATACCGGCTGCATGCGTTCAGTCGCTGCTCGATCTCGTCCATGAGTCGCTTTGCTGCCCCGTGGTGCTCCCACTTGGGCAGCACGACCAGTCGATCGAGGTGCGCAATGCCCATGCCGTCTAGATGGCCGCGGACCGACCC from Pseudomonadota bacterium harbors:
- a CDS encoding GNAT family N-acetyltransferase; translated protein: MAEQQPDVFRVRPAASADLARIIEIQREAFRREAVRYGDYRMPAMTETLAELAAQAQRNVVLTCCVGDDVVGSVRGHLDGMGIAHLDRLVVLPKWEHHGAAKRLMDEIEQRLNACSRYRILAGEHSERVIRLCGRRGYRPCGYRSAGAYRWLLMERLNPPSLPGVCSRTGPLRSMGRPGHTTVPK